A region of the Saccharospirillaceae bacterium genome:
TGAAATTCACCGAATAAGCAACAAGCTGAATAACAGCGGTTTTGTATCAAAAGCACCCGCTGCCACGATCGAGAAAGAGAAAAATCGACTGGAGAGTTTTGAGAAAGATCTTTTGGAACTGCAGGCAAAGGTCGCATCCTGAGCAAACCAATTAAGCTAGTCGCGCTGCCGGGTACGTTTACGAAAAGTGGCCCGGCACTCTTCATCAACCAGAGTAAATATTGAGTAACGCCGTTCACCTGCTTTTACATAGCTTGCCACCTCCTTTCTTCGGCTTGGATGATGAACCTTCAATACTCTGGCTTTACGGAACACCTCCACCTCTTTAAAGAAGCTCTGGGCCAACGCATCGCTGGCTGCCCATGCATCACGATCACGGCATGTCGCGTGGCCAATATGGAAGAACAGTAGTAACGATAATAGAAACAGAAATCTCATGACTAAGTTATCGCCCAGCCTCTCATGACCTTGAGCCTATAATAAAAAAGCCCTGATAACTTTCATTATCAGGGCTTTTTGTTCAGCTTTCTGGCTAGTCATCAGAGCCAAGAGCACCGATCAGATGCAGCAGAGCAGTAAATAAATTGTAGATATTCAGATACAGCGAAGTTGTCGCCATCAGGTAGTTGGTTTCACCACCATTAACGATACGGCTTGTATCAAACAAGATAAAGCCAGACATCAGCAGTACGATACCCGCGCTCAGCGCCAGGTGCATACCGGAAATATTGACACCAAAGAAAGCACCAGCAACAGCCAGCGCCAGCCCCGACAAAATTGCTACAATCAGGCCAACGAAGAGGAACCCACCAAGAAAACTGAAGTCCTTACGGGTAGTGAGAACATAAGCAGACAATGACAGGAATACCACTGCAGTACCACCAAGAGCCTGCATCACTATGGATCCACCATTATTCATACCGAGGTAGTAATTCAGCATAGGACCTAAAGCCGCACCGAGCAGACCTGTAAAGGCAAATACAACCAGCAAGCCAGCCGAAGAGTTGGCAGTACGAGGCAGTGCGAACCAAATCAACAACAGGGCGCTGATACTGAAAATCAGGCCCAGACCATGACCAACACCAACTGCCATAGAGATACCGGCAGTCACTGCACTGAACAGCAGCGTCATCGACAGCAAGGCGTAAGTATTTCTCAGCACTTTGCTGCTATCGTGCTCGACTGCGTGACCCTGCTGAATATCAACCGACTCAACAGCTGCTTCCTGCACTGCTGTCTGCTTCATATTGAGATAATCCGGACGGTTACTCATTTCCTGCTCCTGTAAGGAAGTTAAATTCGTTAACCCGATTGTAGCCAAGCTTCGGGGCAACTAAAACCGGAAACTTATTCGGTTTATGTTTCTTTACTCTAATTTCAGACGACACTCGTCAGCACTGGCGTCAATCTTACAACGCACTTTACGCATTAGCTTCAACATTTTTGCATCATAGGTGCCCTGATCACGCATCGCCAAACGCAGTTGCTGCAATTGCTTGCTGCGCTTTTTCTGCTCCGTTTTGTCCAGCGATTGCCAGTTCTCTGCCGGAACATTGCGTACCTCGGCCTTCACACGGTTCACATAGTTATCGAACTTAAATAGAAAATCCTCCCGCAGCAGCTGTGCTAAGCCTGTGGGAAATTTTTCCTTACGCCCGATCAACTGCATGGTCGATAACGATTGCGGCATATTCATGATCCGCACCGGGCCATCCAGCTGACCTGAGATCAACGCATGGTAAATCACAGCCGGAGCGAGAATGGCATCAACCTGGCGATTAACAAACGACTCGGCAGCGCGCACAGGAGGCTGTGCTATCGCTTTCCCGTTCAACTGTTTTGCCATCGCGACCAGTGTCAGGTCGTCATCCAGAACCCCGAGTTTTTGGCGCGATAAACCGGAAAACGTGCCCTGAGTCGTGCCATTGCGAATAATGTAGCTGTCGCCTAAATAGGCAACACCGGCGACAACATAGTCGCCTTCCTCCATACGCTTGGCCGTTTTCGGACTGGCAATCACCTGGCTGAGAATCTGCAGATGCTGCGTCGATGGCACGGCACCAGGAGCTTCTAAGGTTGCTGTGAATTTATTGAATTCATAGACCTGATTGCCGCGCACAAGGGCTGCATCACACTCACCACTCCTCAACTTCTCAATCAGCTCTTTCTCGTCGGTAAAAGCACGAATATCCAAGGCCAGTCCGTAATGCAGCGAGCGTAATTTTTGATCATCAACAGTGGCATAAATAGGCCCGTTACGTCCAAGGGGGTCCCAAACACAGAAGCTGCGTTCAATTTTACCGTTTACCAGTTGATCGGCATGAAGTTTCTTCAAGGCCCGAACCCGGTTCTGCAATGGCAGGTTCATGTTCATCACAGTGGAGTTCAGTTTCGCCAGTTTCTTTTCTGACAGTTCAGGGAGCGCCACAGCCAATGCGGGTAAGACCATTAGCATCAGAGCCGGACCCACCAGAGTCATTATCCGTTTCATTGTGAGAATCCTTATTATTTTTGTAAGCAGACTCCACCCAACCGCCATGAAATCTTGCTTTATTAAACGCTTAGCGGCGCTATCGTGCATTGACTTCCGTACCATAACAAGAGGCCAAATATGCCAATAAGAAGAACCTTCGTTCATTCAATTACGATTTGTAACAGACCCAGAAGAAAAGTGTCATTAATGTGTTAAGGATAACAATAACAGGAACTGCTACATGTCGACTAACACGCTCAAAACCCCCCTGGAAATGCTATACCACTGGGAGAAAACGCAACCTGATGCTATTTATCTGCGACAGCCTATTGATGGCATCTTTCAAGAATACAGCTGGCACGATGTAGGCCAGAAGGTACGCCGCCTTGCCAGCGCTTTGATTGCGCAGAATTTTGACCAGGGCAGCCACATCGCCATTTTTTCCAAAAATTGTGCTGAGTGGTTTATTGCCGATCTGGCGATCATGATGGCGGGCCATGTATCGGTTCCTATTTACGCCACAGCGGGACCGGAAACTATTCAATACGTGTTGAACCACAGTCATTGTCGAGCCGTATTTATCGGCAAACTCGACGATACGCAAAATCAATGCGATGCCATACCGGAGTCAGTTAAACGCCTGGGTTTTCCTTATCCAAATGTTGAAAATGCCGATATCAGGCTCGATTTTCATTGGTCAGCACTGCAAGCTCAGCCGGCCCATCCAGGCAATCCTGTGCCAGACCTGAAAGACACTATGACCATAATTTATACATCAGGCAGTACCGGCAACCCTAAAGGTGTAGTGAATACGTATGGATCGTATGCTTTTGCCAGCCAACAGTTCGTCGATACAATGGCATTTACGCAAAAAGAACGTGCATTGAGCTATTTACCGTTAGCACACATTACAGAGCGAACCATTGTCGAAGGTTCCAGTTTCTATTGCGGTTGTGAGATTTCGTTTGTTGAAAGTCTCGATACATTTGTCGACGATTTAAAGTCTGTATCACCGACCCTATTCTTGTCTGTGCCACGTCTTTGGACTCGTTTTCAGATGGGAGTTTTAGCGAAAATGTCGCCTAAAAAACTCAATCTGCTTTTGAGTGTTCCCATTCTAAATAAAGTTATCGCACGAAAAATCCGTCAACAACTCGGGCTTGATAGCGTTCGGGTCTTTGGCAGCGGCTCGGCTCCGCTATCTCCGGCCACAATTCGCTGGTACCAACGAATTGGCATTAATATTACCGAAGCATGGGGTATGTCTGAAACCAATGCACTGGGAACGAATTGTCACCCGTTCCGCAGTGATAAAGTCGGTAGCATTGGCCGCCCCTACTCTGGTGTTGAATTACGTATCGCAGATGATGGTGAAATCCAGGTGCGTGGTGATTTTCTGATGAAAGAATATTATCTTGAGCCGGAGAAAACCGCTGAGGTATTCACCGACGATGGCTTCCTGCGTACCGGCGATAAAGGCGAAGTTGACGCTGATGGCTATGTAAAAATCACTGGGAGACTGAAAGAAATTTTTAAAACCGCCAAGGGTAAATACGTTGCTCCGGTTCCGATTGAGTCTCGCCTGATGGAAAACCCGTTAATCGAACAAATCTGCGTAACCGGCTCAAACTTAAAACAACCGATTGCTCTGGTGGTGTTAACCCCAGAAGCCCAGCAGCATGATCAACAGCACATTCGCGCCAGCCTGATGAAGACGCTGGAAAAAACCAATAACAAACTCGAAAGCCACGCGGTATTGGATGGTTTATTGATTGTGCAGGAAGCCTGGACACCGGATAACGGCTTATTAACACCCACGTTAAAAATACGCCGTCATTTATTGGAAGGCCGCTACCAGCAAGCAATTCAACAAGAGCTGACTGATAAAGTTGTTTGGTTGTAATCAATATATCAGCAAGCATCAATACGCCAGCCACAAAAAAACCGCTTCGATTGAAGCGGTTTTTTTTCAGTCAGGCTGAAACCTTAGACCGGAAACCTCAAGGACGGTCATCCTCTTCTTCTTCCAGCTCTGGTGGCATCAGATCTTCACGACTGATGTTCATCATCAACAGAATATTCGCAGCAACATAAATCGACGAATAAGTACCGACAACCACACCAATCATTAACGCCAGTGCGAAGTTATGGATCAGTTCACCGCCAACGATCATTAATGCACCTAACACCAAAGCGGTCGTTAAGGAGGTCATAATGGTACGGCCAAGAGTCTGGTTCAGAGATTCGTTAATCACTTCAACCGGACCACCGCGACGAACAATGCGGAAGTTCTCACGAATGCGGTCAGCCACAACGATGGTATCGTTCAGAGAGTAACCAATAACCGCAAGCAATGCTGCCAGTACCGTTAAGTCAAAATCCCATTGGAACAGCGAGAAGAAGCCAAGAATAATGACCACGTCGTGGAACAAAGCAGCAACCG
Encoded here:
- a CDS encoding AMP-binding protein translates to MSTNTLKTPLEMLYHWEKTQPDAIYLRQPIDGIFQEYSWHDVGQKVRRLASALIAQNFDQGSHIAIFSKNCAEWFIADLAIMMAGHVSVPIYATAGPETIQYVLNHSHCRAVFIGKLDDTQNQCDAIPESVKRLGFPYPNVENADIRLDFHWSALQAQPAHPGNPVPDLKDTMTIIYTSGSTGNPKGVVNTYGSYAFASQQFVDTMAFTQKERALSYLPLAHITERTIVEGSSFYCGCEISFVESLDTFVDDLKSVSPTLFLSVPRLWTRFQMGVLAKMSPKKLNLLLSVPILNKVIARKIRQQLGLDSVRVFGSGSAPLSPATIRWYQRIGINITEAWGMSETNALGTNCHPFRSDKVGSIGRPYSGVELRIADDGEIQVRGDFLMKEYYLEPEKTAEVFTDDGFLRTGDKGEVDADGYVKITGRLKEIFKTAKGKYVAPVPIESRLMENPLIEQICVTGSNLKQPIALVVLTPEAQQHDQQHIRASLMKTLEKTNNKLESHAVLDGLLIVQEAWTPDNGLLTPTLKIRRHLLEGRYQQAIQQELTDKVVWL
- a CDS encoding Bax inhibitor-1/YccA family protein, whose product is MSNRPDYLNMKQTAVQEAAVESVDIQQGHAVEHDSSKVLRNTYALLSMTLLFSAVTAGISMAVGVGHGLGLIFSISALLLIWFALPRTANSSAGLLVVFAFTGLLGAALGPMLNYYLGMNNGGSIVMQALGGTAVVFLSLSAYVLTTRKDFSFLGGFLFVGLIVAILSGLALAVAGAFFGVNISGMHLALSAGIVLLMSGFILFDTSRIVNGGETNYLMATTSLYLNIYNLFTALLHLIGALGSDD
- a CDS encoding DUF6091 family protein — encoded protein: MKRIMTLVGPALMLMVLPALAVALPELSEKKLAKLNSTVMNMNLPLQNRVRALKKLHADQLVNGKIERSFCVWDPLGRNGPIYATVDDQKLRSLHYGLALDIRAFTDEKELIEKLRSGECDAALVRGNQVYEFNKFTATLEAPGAVPSTQHLQILSQVIASPKTAKRMEEGDYVVAGVAYLGDSYIIRNGTTQGTFSGLSRQKLGVLDDDLTLVAMAKQLNGKAIAQPPVRAAESFVNRQVDAILAPAVIYHALISGQLDGPVRIMNMPQSLSTMQLIGRKEKFPTGLAQLLREDFLFKFDNYVNRVKAEVRNVPAENWQSLDKTEQKKRSKQLQQLRLAMRDQGTYDAKMLKLMRKVRCKIDASADECRLKLE